One window of Quercus robur chromosome 12, dhQueRobu3.1, whole genome shotgun sequence genomic DNA carries:
- the LOC126708019 gene encoding uncharacterized protein LOC126708019 has protein sequence MENYSYSSYPDSRDSSPRSREIDCENQSWEEPPSSNYKVKFMCSYNGKIQPRPHDNQLAYVGGETKILAVDRSIKFNAIKSKLSSICNDADLCFKYQLPGEDLDALISVTNDEDLEHMMLEYDRLLRGSAKPARLRLFLFPVISAPPSFATGDPKSERQWFVDALNSVQLEGSSPPAAAAAAAAAAAAGNPDFLFGLDKGFPVIPAAKFQDSAPAQTVPDVVPTKDMSAGSDCGSEDRHVVSDPQLMSQAEIQRQIHELQRMQIANQEQAAMYQRKSDEINPRAYVGDYYTQKVPEKIAPAPVPVPVQMQIPPTYMPERHMTTAGGVYPMAAAPGAAEHQMYLIQTPTGVYQAVRPVNSPVNQNYYGVQRVVQETYREPPVYNAVAQQGKIVGGAYNEGNIPVMQQQQQQMYYTTQGGGVMAAAAASYQTVAPVAVDSRQGGGGGGGVVLNQEGKVVTKAS, from the coding sequence atGGAAAACTATTCCTACTCTTCCTACCCTGATTCCCGAGACTCCTCTCCTCGCTCTCGCGAAATCGACTGCGAAAACCAGTCATGGGAAGAGCCTCCTTCTTCCAACTACAAGGTCAAATTCATGTGCAGCTATAATGGTAAGATTCAACCTAGGCCTCACGATAACCAGCTCGCTTATGTTGGCGGCGAAACCAAAATCCTAGCCGTCGATCGCAGCATCAAGTTCAACGCTATCAAGTCTAAGCTTTCTTCGATTTGCAACGACGCTGATCTTTGCTTCAAGTACCAACTCCCCGGCGAAGATCTCGACGCTTTGATTTCTGTGACGAATGATGAGGATCTCGAGCACATGATGTTGGAGTACGATCGGTTGCTTCGCGGTTCGGCTAAGCCTGCTAGGCTCAGGTTGTTTCTGTTTCCGGTGATTTCTGCGCCGCCGAGTTTTGCGACTGGCGATCCGAAATCGGAGCGGCAGTGGTTTGTGGACGCTTTGAATTCTGTTCAGTTGGAAGGCTCTTCTCCgcctgctgctgctgctgcggcggcggcggcggcggctgCGGGGAATCCggattttttgtttggcttGGACAAGGGGTTTCCGGTTATTCCAGCGGCGAAGTTTCAAGATTCTGCGCCGGCTCAGACGGTTCCGGATGTGGTTCCGACGAAGGACATGTCTGCCGGATCGGACTGTGGATCGGAGGACCGCCACGTGGTTTCCGATCCACAGTTAATGTCTCAGGCGGAGATCCAGAGACAGATCCATGAATTGCAGAGAATGCAAATCGCGAATCAAGAGCAAGCAGCGATGTATCAAAGAAAATCCGATGAAATAAACCCTAGGGCTTACGTTGGGGACTACTACACTCAGAAAGTACCGGAAAAGATTGCTCCAGCGCCGGTTCCGGTACCGGTACAAATGCAGATTCCGCCGACGTACATGCCGGAAAGACACATGACCACCGCCGGAGGAGTCTATCCCATGGCCGCGGCGCCTGGTGCGGCGGAGCACCAAATGTATCTGATTCAAACACCAACCGGTGTATACCAGGCTGTACGACCGGTAAACAGTCCAGTCAATCAAAATTACTACGGAGTCCAGAGGGTTGTACAGGAAACTTACCGGGAACCGCCGGTATACAATGCAGTAGCTCAACAAGGAAAGATCGTAGGAGGGGCTTATAATGAGGGGAATATTCCAGTGatgcagcagcagcagcagcaaatGTATTACACGACGCAAGGCGGCGGGGTtatggcggcggcggcggcgagcTATCAGACGGTGGCGCCTGTGGCGGTTGATAGTAGACAAGGCGGTGGCGGCGGTGGTGGTGTTGTTTTGAATCAGGAGGGTAAGGTTGTTACCAAGGCttcataa
- the LOC126708021 gene encoding glycine-rich domain-containing protein 1-like, with protein sequence MEKRQELEWDEAQKIDISEDLVAAAKQQLRFLAEVDRNRCLYDGPVLERAILRYKYCWLPLLDKHTKFQVTEGPLVVPLDCEWLWHCHRLNPVRYKNDCKELYGRILDNWNVASSIQGTCKKQTEEIWNMMYPAEPYEISLTSKLTQNFDETIFRGSKRTDYDLDSAVKRQSSFFYQVSQVIMNDDQLLEEAVARYKGFLHLIKRNKERSINQFCVPTYDIDLIWHSHQLHSASYCKDMVAIMGKVLVHDDTDSDRSKGNKLDVGFSRTTKQWEEAFGSRYWRAGAMYRGRAPAPLSINLNQLNIVSMKVALSNEYQNIIQLPKKTQVEIMLEIAGIKGLPAGCKSSLFVSFGKKQPDEIFNARKQIRIDESGEKQFAVFRCEPTGELVFELITSSSFNLPIAGPVKVLGTSSITLENLLNPISKLLVEKWFEMSPSSEVMDSKPISLLIAVSSTAPFPAPYVVQMVHEHPFSKNSCFFPLHGTSEHTCILDGSGDEIISFHMRESTINGIFKKEVIGILTSGATQVLAEFVGEGWSLMNSNWSLQLQKKLSENGHIFELTGIRKVIIFPGRKLDYECNYCEKPKNEQDFMTAVEFSAENPYGKAVALFNLKSGFLKINEEWLVLPGILSAFVISDTLRKEDYSGFITDHREDRKEIKNALKEDAKSCHEESGITKNNYSAVGEKSNEVAKIDGTNCVIQCCNECEALVKDSTCGRHDGYGHEHKLMSGHCGGCGGSCGGGGNCGGSGNCSSGGCGGRCGGGGSCR encoded by the exons ATGGAAAAAAGGCAAGAATTGGAATGGGATGAAGCTCAGAAGATTGACATAAGCGAAGACCTTGTGGCCGCGGCTAAACAGCAGCTACGATTTCTTGCAGAGGTAGACAGAAACCGCTGCCTCTACGATGGCCCAGTTTTAGAACGAGCTATTTTGAG GTACAAGTATTGTTGGCTTCCCTTACTTGACAAACATACCAAGTTTCAAGTTACAGAAGGCCCTTTAGTTGTGCCTCTTGATTGTGAATGGTTATGGCATTGTCATAGGCTCAATCCG GTGCGTTACAAGAATGACTGTAAGGAACTTTATGGGAGAATTCTTGACAACTGGAATGTTGCATCCTCAATTCAAGGAACTTGCAAAAAGCAAACTGAAGAAATTTGGAACATGATGTATCCAGCTGAACCATATGAAATCAGTCTGACAAGCAAATTGACACAGAATTTTGATGAAACTATTTTCCGAGGTTCAAAAAGGACCGACTATGATTTAGATTCAGCTGTCAAAAGGCAAAGTTCTTTCTTTTATCAG GTATCTCAGGTCATCATGAATGATGATCAATTGCTTGAAGAAGCAGTGGCCAGGTATAAGGGGTTTCTACATTTGATCAAGAGAAACAAAGAGAGGTCAATTAATCAATTCTGTGTcccaacttatgacattgaccTCATCTGGCATTCACACCAACTGCATTCTGCTTCTTACTGTAAAGATATGGTGGCAATAATGGGCAAGGTATTAGTGCATGATGACACAGATTCTGATAGAAGCAAGGGCAATAAGCTGGATGTCGGGTTTTCCAGAACCACCAAGCAGTGGGAAGAGGCATTTGGTTCAAGGTACTGGAGGGCAGGAGCGATGTATAGAGGGCGTGCTCCAGCTCCTCTTTCTATTAATCTTAACCAATTGAATATTGTGAGCATGAAAGTAGCCCTATCCAATGAGTATCAGAATATAATTCAACTCCCCAAGAAAACTCAAGTGGAG ATTATGCTGGAGATTGCCGGGATCAAAGGATTGCCAGCTGGTTGCAAGAGCAGCCTCTTTGTCTCTTTTGGTAAGAAACAGCCGGATGAAATCTTCAATGCCAGGAAACAAATAAGGATAGACGAGTCAGGAGAGAAACAGTTTGCTGTTTTCCGATGTGAACCTACTGGAGAGCTTGTCTTTGAACTTATAACCTCTTCATCTTTCAACTTACCAATAGCAGGGCCAGTCAAAGTTTTGGGGACCTCTTCAATCACTCTAGAGAACCTTCTGAATCCTATCTCTAAACTGCTTGTAGAGAAATGGTTTGAGATGTCACCAAGTTCTGAAGTCATGGATTCCAAGCCAATCAGTTTACTTATTGCTGTGTCCTCAACTGCTCCCTTTCCAGCACCATATGTGGTGCAAATGGTTCACGAGCATCCATTCTCAAAAAATTCATGTTTCTTTCCACTTCATGGAACATCAGAGCATACATGTATCCTGGATGGGTCTGGCGATGAGATCATCAGTTTCCACATGAG GGAATCAACAATAAATGGTATTTTCAAGAAAGAAGTGATTGGTATTCTCACATCTGGTGCAACTCAAGTGCTTGCAGAATTTGTTGGAGAAGGGTGGTCTTTAATGAATTCTAATTGGTCACTTCAGCTTCAGAAGAAACTCAGTGAAAATGGCCATATTTTTGAGCTCACAGGTATCCGAAAG GTGATTATTTTTCCTGGTAGAAAACTGGATTATGAATGTAACTACTGTGAGAAGCCGAAAAATGAACAAGACTTCATGACAGCCGTTGAATTCTCTGCAGAAAATCCTTATGGAAAAGCCGTGGCTTTGTTCAACCTTAAATCTGGCTTCCTAAag ATCAACGAAGAGTGGCTAGTATTGCCTGGGATCCTATCAGCTTTTGTGATCTCTGATACTTTGAGGAAGGAGGACTATAGCGGTTTCATCACCGACCACAGGGAGGAtcgaaaagaaataaaaaatgcgTTAAAAGAAGATGCCAAGAGCTGCCATGAGGAGTCTGGAATAACTAAAAACAACTACTCTGCTGTGGGTGAGAAAAGCAATGAAGTGGCAAAAATAGATGGCACAAACTGCGTAATCCAGTGTTGCAATGAGTGTGAAGCTTTGGTGAAGGACAGCACGTGTGGAAGGCATGATGGTTATGGCCATGAACATAAGCTGATGAGTGGTCATTGTGGAGGGTGCGGTGGCAGTTGTGGTGGTGGGGGTAATTGTGGAGGGTCTGGTAATTGTAGCAGTGGTGGTTGTGGGGGACGTTGTGGAGGTGGTGGTAGTTGTCGCTAA